From the genome of Malus sylvestris chromosome 6, drMalSylv7.2, whole genome shotgun sequence, one region includes:
- the LOC126625471 gene encoding uncharacterized protein LOC126625471: MPPRRERRESRRTSEPNFPDITQLGEAMAQALQNVIRPPPPPRTPLETMYNLKLDRFMGNESHEGAEKWLDHIEKTFQVMQSQGNLPANRWVETTTWFLGREPAAWWINQARYMSPETAADWKVFKEHFMKRFVPPEYIDRKKQEFTRLKQRNMSAHEYYRKFTDLSRYDTDTAGNQGEMLRRFKLGSKKKWRTFANALPCADYHEYFEILVRMEDSDNLPDSEDDEDKNESQKKNDKGKGISIPGPRQTQSFKKSGASSSSSSGGYSFTSPRRGGGRFSGGPRFQGQRDAGGSGAPWCRRCNFRHHGECRRGTGACFTCGQMGHRASQCPQGQQRPQQTTIPPPAPVQQNLGPGGYGQPSRGGAYHYQGDAAPYAPGPYQYSQEPYSQAGYSQDFGGYSSYSSMPAGESQWHQGGQPRQGEVATGGAGSSRRLRTIQT; this comes from the exons atgccgcctcgtagagagcgtaGGGAGTCCCGCCGTACTTCTGAACCTAATTTCCCGGATATTACTCAGTTAGGGGAAGCGATGGCCCAGGCTTTACAGAATGTGATTCGTCCTCCCCCTCCTCCGAGGACACCTCTGGAGACCATGTACAACTTGAAGTTAGATCGGTTTATGGGTAATGAAAGTCATGAGGGGGCAGAGAAATGGCTAGATCATATTGAGAAAACTTTccaggtgatgcagagtcaggggaatctcCCTGCTAATAGGTGGGTGGAGACCACCACTTGGTTTCTGGGTCGTGAACCAGCAGCATGGTGGATAAATCAGGCTAGGTATATGTCACCTGAGACGGCAGCCGACTGGAAAGTATTCAAGGAGCATTTTATGAAGAGATTCGttcctcctgagtatattgACCGTAAGAAGCAGGAATTCACCAGGTTGAAACAGAGAAATATGTCGGCACATGagtattatagaaagtttactgatttgtctcgttatgacactgatacagctggtaatcagggaGAGATGCTTCGACGTTTCAAGTTGGGATCTAAGAAGAAGTGGCGTACCTTTGCCAATGCACTCCCCTGCGCTGATTATCATGAGTATTTCGAGATTCTGGTTAGGATGGAGGACTCTGATAATCTTCCTGACAGTGAGGATGACGAGGACAAGAATGAGAGTCAGAAGAAGAATGACAAAGGTAAGGGTATTTCTATTCCGGGACCTCGACAGACACAGAGTTTTAAGAAGAGTGGAGCGAGTTCGAGCTCTTCTAGTGGGGGATATAGTTTTACTAGCCCGAGGAGAGGTGGTGGAAGATTTTCTGGTGGACCCAGATTTCAGGGTCAGAGGGATGCTGGTGGATCTGGCGCTCCATGGTGCCGCCGTTGTAACTTCCGTCACCATGGTGAGTGTAGGAGAGGTACTGGTGCCTGCTTTACGTGTGGGCAGATGGGACATCGGGCTTCTCAGTGCCCCCAGGGTCAACAGAGACCACAGCAGACCACTATACCACCTCCAGCACCAGTTCAGCAGAATTTGGGACCGGGTGGTTATGGCCAGCCgagtcgtggtggtgcttaccactatcAGGGGGATGCTGCTCCGTATGCTCCCGGACCTTATCAGTATTCCCAGGAGCCTTACTCTCAGGCTGGATATTCTCAGGATTTTGGAGGTTATTCATCTTATTCCTCTATGCCAGCTGGTGAATCGCAGTGGCATCAGGGAGGCCAGCCCCGTCAGGGGGAAGTTGCTACTGGTGGTGCAGGATCATCCAG GAggctcagaaccatccagacttga